The window GCGTTGTCGTAGGTGATCACCACGTCGGTGGCGTTCCCGGTCGATCCCACGAACGAGATGTACGGCTTGCCGGCCGGGATGGAGACCAGTTCCCGGTAGGTGCCGGGCTTGATGGTGATGGTGTACCGGCTGGAGTTCCCGGTCGGCACCGCGTTCACGGCCGCCTGCACGCTGGTGAAGTTTCCGCTGCCGTCCTTGGCGACCACCGAGGACTGCCCGCTCGGTGGGGGACCGGTGGTGGGGGGCGGGGTCGGCGTGATGGTCGGGGTGGGGGTGGCGGTCGGGGGTGTGGTGGGTGGCGTGGTGGGTGTGGTGCCGCCGCTGGTCACCGCGACGTCGTCGTACCGGGCGGTGGCGTAGAGGGTCTGCACACCGATCCGGCCGGTCCCGGCGATCGGGCTGGTGCCGGAGGTGACCAGGGTGCCGTCGACGTAACCGCGTACCGCCGAGCCGGCGATCTCGATCCGCAGGGTGTACCAGGTGCCGGTCGCGACCGACCGGGAGGCCGAGCCCAGTACGGTCGCCGTGCCGCTGCGTACCGCCTCCAGCCGGACCTGGTTGCCGGGTAGGAGGGCGAGCCGGAGGTAGGTCGTCGCGCCGGAGGCACGGGCGAGCAGGGCCACCGCGCCGTTTGCCGGCAGGGTCAGCGGCTTGACCCGTGCCTGGACGGTGTAGTCGGTCCAGGACGTGGTTCCGGCGAACAGTCGGGCGTTGTCCGTGTCGCCCTTGGCCTGCTGGAGTGCCTGGCCGTCGTCGGCGACCAGGGACCAGGTGCCACCGGACTTCGACCAGCCGGAGGTGTTCCCGTCGGAGAAGTCGTCGGTGAACAGGGTGGCGGCGAACGCGTACGGTGCGCCGCCGAGCTGGGTCAGGGCGAGCAGGACGCTGGTGGCGGCGGCGGTGGCGACGGTGAGCAGGGTTCGGCGGTGTGATCCGGGCATGGTGGATGAACCTCCGGGGACGGGCGGAGTGAGGAGGTCGGGAGCACGAAGAAAGCGCTTTCCTGCCGGACGGTAACCCTCCCATGGAAGCCTGTCAATGTGGTGCCGGTGTCATCGGCCGGGGTCACATCTCCGTTTGGCGAGGGACGTGGGTGGGGTATGAGTTGATCAGCCGCAAGTCACGGCACACGTGGCCGAATCGGAGGATCAGCGCATATGCCTAGTAACACGCTTTCCCGTACTCCTGGCTCTGTGTTGTCTGAGAGCGGGGTGCGGCGATGAGCACCCAGGCAAGCCCGGCGACCGTCGACGACTGCCTGCGCGTCGGAACCGGCTTCTCCCAGGGGGACAGGAACTGGATCGTCGAACAGTTCGCCACCCTGGACGCGCGGCTGGCCTCGTTCGCCGTCGACCGGACCGAACTCGAGGTGTCGGTGAAGGACCGGGCCGCCCGGGGGCAGAAGGTCACCCTGGAGTGCTGGGTCGCCGGTCGGCAGAAGATCGTCACCACCTCCTCGGAGGAGGACCTGCACGCCGCGCTCAACGACGTACGGGACGACCTGCGACGGCGGCTCAACGACGCGAAGACGCGCCAGGAGCCCCGCCACAACCGCCACCTGCGGGAGACCCCCGAGCCGGACCCGGCCATCCTCGACGAGGAACCGCTCACCGGGGACGAGCCGGCCGACCAGCCGGCCCCGGCAAACCGCGACGCCTAG of the Micromonospora sp. NBC_01796 genome contains:
- a CDS encoding pectinesterase family protein, giving the protein MPGSHRRTLLTVATAAATSVLLALTQLGGAPYAFAATLFTDDFSDGNTSGWSKSGGTWSLVADDGQALQQAKGDTDNARLFAGTTSWTDYTVQARVKPLTLPANGAVALLARASGATTYLRLALLPGNQVRLEAVRSGTATVLGSASRSVATGTWYTLRIEIAGSAVRGYVDGTLVTSGTSPIAGTGRIGVQTLYATARYDDVAVTSGGTTPTTPPTTPPTATPTPTITPTPPPTTGPPPSGQSSVVAKDGSGNFTSVQAAVNAVPTGNSSRYTITIKPGTYRELVSIPAGKPYISFVGSTGNATDVVITYDNASGTPAPGGGTYGTSGSASVTIDGNDFTARNLTFSNSFDESAYNYSAEQAVAVLTRADRLVFDNVRFLGNQDTLYPNSANASTIGRSYYRNCYVEGDVDFIFGRGTAVFDRCEIKALSRGSSSNNGYVTAPSTMISNTYGFLFVQCTLTTDSAAAQSVHLGRPWHPSGDVNAIGQVVFRDSVLGAHIKNSPWTDMSGFSWRDARFFEYRNSGPGATVTADRPQLTDAQAPNYTAPRYLAGPDGWNPIY
- a CDS encoding HPF/RaiA family ribosome-associated protein, which translates into the protein MSTQASPATVDDCLRVGTGFSQGDRNWIVEQFATLDARLASFAVDRTELEVSVKDRAARGQKVTLECWVAGRQKIVTTSSEEDLHAALNDVRDDLRRRLNDAKTRQEPRHNRHLRETPEPDPAILDEEPLTGDEPADQPAPANRDA